The Micromonospora sp. NBC_00421 genome contains a region encoding:
- a CDS encoding DUF2530 domain-containing protein yields the protein MPQEQPPRPEPLDPPMVPFAVAGLIAWAVAGLVLLIFFRGWLDEHGHQGWLWTCLAGFLWGFPGLAVMMRHDAHRRRRRQSTRQG from the coding sequence GTGCCACAGGAGCAACCACCCCGACCCGAGCCGCTCGACCCGCCGATGGTCCCGTTCGCGGTGGCCGGGCTGATCGCCTGGGCGGTGGCCGGCCTGGTGCTGCTGATCTTCTTCCGGGGCTGGCTCGACGAACACGGTCACCAGGGCTGGCTCTGGACCTGCCTGGCCGGGTTCCTGTGGGGCTTTCCCGGTCTGGCAGTGATGATGCGGCACGACGCCCACCGTCGTCGCCGTCGGCAGTCCACCCGTCAGGGCTGA
- a CDS encoding DUF3027 domain-containing protein: MGNNGLVTRPAPARAARLDQVCATAVEVARDAITEVEPADIGDHLRAVAEGDRVVTHYFECLLGGYRGWRWAVTVTRVPRSRQVTVCETVLLPGSDALLAPGWLPWQERLKPGDLGPGDLLLTPSDDDRLAPGYLLSDDPAVEETSWELGLGRPRVLSREGRAEAAQRWYDGDHGPTAPISAAAPASARCGTCGFYLPLAGALRQTFGACGNFYAPDDGRVVSADHGCGAHSEALVETTEPAIDELPTVYDDSAVESMTVSGAAGPVESSAPVESSDAS; the protein is encoded by the coding sequence ATGGGGAACAATGGTCTGGTGACCAGGCCCGCTCCCGCCCGTGCCGCCCGCCTCGACCAGGTCTGCGCTACCGCCGTCGAGGTGGCCCGCGACGCCATCACCGAGGTGGAGCCCGCCGACATCGGTGACCACCTGCGGGCGGTTGCCGAGGGCGACCGGGTCGTCACCCACTACTTCGAATGTCTGCTCGGTGGTTACCGGGGTTGGCGCTGGGCGGTGACCGTCACCCGGGTTCCGCGCAGCAGGCAGGTCACCGTCTGTGAGACGGTGCTGCTGCCCGGCTCCGACGCGTTGCTCGCGCCCGGCTGGTTGCCCTGGCAGGAACGCCTCAAGCCGGGTGACCTCGGCCCCGGTGACCTGCTGCTCACCCCGTCGGACGACGACCGGCTCGCCCCCGGGTACCTGCTCTCCGACGACCCGGCGGTCGAGGAGACCTCCTGGGAGCTTGGCCTCGGTCGCCCCCGGGTGCTGTCCCGCGAGGGCCGGGCCGAGGCGGCCCAGCGCTGGTACGACGGGGACCACGGCCCGACCGCGCCGATCTCCGCCGCCGCCCCCGCATCGGCCCGCTGCGGCACCTGTGGTTTCTACCTTCCGCTGGCCGGCGCGCTCCGGCAGACCTTCGGGGCCTGTGGCAACTTCTACGCACCCGACGACGGTCGGGTGGTCAGCGCCGACCACGGCTGCGGTGCGCACTCGGAGGCTCTGGTGGAGACCACCGAGCCGGCGATCGACGAGCTTCCCACGGTGTACGACGACAGCGCGGTCGAGTCGATGACGGTGAGCGGGGCTGCCGGTCCGGTGGAGTCGTCCGCGCCGGTGGAGTCGTCCGACGCCTCCTGA
- a CDS encoding MFS transporter, with the protein MPLFSRSGRSVLGRTVGTGIRTTRLLLRGSVNGGRWVTRRAGSARAKGAGGEAGMVRLFDLHALSCAGDTLIAIGLAGTIFFDVPLGEARSKVALYLLVTMVPFAMLAPVVGPLLDHFRHGRRYALATTMLGRAFLAWLISDYLGSLGLYPAAFGVLALSRAYGVARSAAVPRLLPEGLGLSQVGARASVYGTVAGALVVPLGLATFWFGPQWPLRVASVIFLVGMVIALRLPPRADSDPPERVPRPLRALRRKGDRPLGRGRPAGRLVIATLIGAAGLRALYGFLLLFLAFALKKGDLTNDFFGRRLNDQAALGMIGGALALGGFLATAVGTRLRIHRPVAIQSSTMIIVAGVGILAVLKFSLPMVALFCLVAALASGIAKLAVDASIQERIPERLRASSFAHSETVLMLAFVAGGGLGLVPFEGRIGIAVAAGVGFLAAARGVVVAGRLRTQRLLGRPLTDEELAAQDQADLTTGQLAVSADDAAAEAAARAAPTSPAPSGAGGSAPHGDTLAPPGYHIYRPSSAVPGSGVDDEQRRQSPGSVS; encoded by the coding sequence ATGCCGCTGTTCTCCCGCTCCGGGCGGTCCGTGCTGGGACGGACCGTCGGCACCGGCATCCGCACCACCCGCCTGCTGCTGCGGGGCTCGGTCAACGGCGGGCGCTGGGTGACCCGGCGGGCCGGGTCGGCCCGCGCGAAGGGCGCCGGCGGCGAGGCCGGCATGGTCCGCCTGTTCGACCTGCACGCACTCTCCTGCGCCGGCGACACGTTGATCGCCATCGGCCTGGCCGGGACCATCTTCTTCGACGTGCCGCTCGGTGAGGCCCGCAGCAAGGTGGCGCTCTACCTGCTGGTCACGATGGTGCCGTTCGCGATGCTGGCACCCGTGGTCGGCCCGCTGCTCGACCACTTCCGGCACGGCCGCCGGTACGCGCTGGCCACCACCATGCTCGGCCGCGCCTTCCTGGCCTGGTTGATCTCCGACTACCTCGGCAGCCTGGGGCTCTATCCCGCCGCGTTCGGCGTGCTGGCGCTCTCCCGGGCGTACGGGGTGGCCCGCTCCGCCGCCGTACCCCGGTTGTTACCGGAGGGCCTCGGGTTGTCCCAGGTGGGGGCGCGGGCCAGCGTCTACGGCACGGTGGCCGGGGCGTTGGTGGTCCCGCTGGGGCTGGCGACGTTCTGGTTCGGGCCGCAGTGGCCGCTCCGGGTCGCCTCGGTCATCTTCCTGGTCGGCATGGTGATCGCGCTGCGGCTGCCGCCCAGGGCGGACTCGGACCCGCCCGAGCGGGTGCCCCGTCCGCTGCGGGCGCTGCGCCGCAAGGGGGACCGGCCGCTGGGCCGGGGGCGGCCGGCGGGTCGGCTGGTGATCGCCACCCTGATCGGTGCGGCGGGGCTCCGCGCGCTCTACGGTTTCCTCCTGCTCTTCCTGGCGTTCGCGCTGAAGAAGGGGGACCTGACCAACGACTTCTTCGGCCGGCGGCTCAACGACCAGGCGGCGCTGGGCATGATCGGCGGGGCGCTGGCGCTCGGTGGATTCCTGGCCACCGCGGTCGGCACCCGGTTACGCATCCACCGGCCGGTGGCGATCCAGTCCAGCACGATGATCATCGTGGCCGGAGTGGGGATCCTGGCCGTGCTGAAGTTCTCGCTGCCGATGGTGGCCCTGTTCTGCCTGGTCGCAGCCCTGGCCAGCGGGATCGCCAAGCTCGCCGTCGACGCCTCGATCCAGGAACGCATCCCGGAGCGGTTGCGGGCCAGTTCCTTCGCCCACTCGGAAACCGTCCTGATGCTCGCCTTCGTCGCCGGTGGTGGGCTCGGCCTCGTACCGTTCGAGGGCCGGATCGGCATCGCGGTCGCCGCCGGGGTGGGCTTCCTCGCCGCCGCCCGGGGGGTCGTCGTCGCCGGCCGGCTGCGCACCCAGCGGCTGCTGGGCCGACCGTTGACCGACGAGGAGTTGGCCGCCCAGGACCAGGCCGACCTGACGACCGGTCAGCTGGCCGTCAGCGCCGACGATGCGGCGGCCGAGGCGGCGGCCCGGGCGGCACCGACCTCACCGGCACCGAGCGGGGCGGGCGGCTCCGCACCTCACGGCGACACGCTGGCCCCGCCTGGCTACCACATCTACCGACCGTCCTCGGCGGTCCCGGGCAGCGGCGTCGACGACGAGCAGCGACGGCAGTCACCGGGTTCGGTGTCGTGA
- a CDS encoding futalosine hydrolase: MTGLLVLTAVPAEAEAVRAGLTDPTVTVRAIGVGPAVAGATTARLLALAEAAGRPYRAVVSAGIAGGFAGRAPVGGTVLASRSVAADLGAESPTGFIPVDELGMPPELLGGGPAIEVDPMLLGVLRAALPEAVVGAVLTVGTVTGTAESTAALADRHPDAVAEAMEGYAVAIAAAQAGIPFAELRTVSNLIGPRDRDGWRMRAAFTALTEAACALS, translated from the coding sequence GTGACGGGTCTGCTGGTGCTGACCGCCGTACCGGCCGAGGCGGAGGCGGTCCGGGCCGGCCTGACCGATCCGACGGTGACGGTCCGGGCGATCGGCGTGGGCCCGGCCGTGGCCGGTGCCACCACGGCCCGGCTGCTGGCCCTGGCCGAGGCCGCCGGCCGCCCGTACCGCGCGGTGGTCAGCGCGGGGATCGCCGGCGGCTTCGCCGGTCGGGCCCCGGTCGGCGGTACGGTGCTCGCCTCCCGCAGCGTCGCCGCGGACCTCGGGGCGGAGTCACCGACCGGCTTCATCCCCGTCGACGAGTTGGGCATGCCACCGGAACTGCTCGGTGGCGGCCCCGCCATCGAGGTCGACCCGATGCTGCTGGGCGTGCTGCGCGCCGCCCTCCCGGAGGCGGTGGTCGGAGCGGTGTTGACGGTCGGCACGGTCACCGGCACGGCCGAGAGCACCGCCGCACTGGCGGACCGGCACCCCGACGCGGTGGCCGAGGCCATGGAGGGGTACGCGGTGGCGATCGCCGCCGCGCAGGCCGGCATCCCCTTCGCCGAGCTGCGTACCGTCTCCAATCTGATCGGCCCCCGGGACCGCGACGGATGGCGGATGCGCGCGGCGTTCACCGCCCTGACCGAGGCAGCCTGCGCGCTGTCCTGA
- a CDS encoding GNAT family N-acetyltransferase, which yields MPHDDLRDTAGRRYPAHLDVWPVHEPKDWPGAWWADWYNLPPPLWPLRLPPAAYERNRGYRDQRRAAERVRRDATVRWVAGDGRPPTAWRFVAELPDGTLLGELRAHERDPQLVYGDDLDWPRELVLDGVLVAAGHRRIGIGSRLVAAMAQRMEEVGIGLVRTVVEEHFGTRFLAACGFRVATGRPLAMSLQRPVGPVPRPP from the coding sequence GTGCCGCACGACGACCTGCGGGACACCGCCGGGCGTCGCTATCCCGCCCACCTCGACGTCTGGCCGGTGCACGAGCCGAAGGACTGGCCCGGTGCCTGGTGGGCAGACTGGTACAACCTGCCGCCTCCGCTGTGGCCGCTGCGGTTGCCGCCGGCGGCGTACGAACGGAACCGGGGTTACCGGGACCAGCGTCGGGCGGCGGAGCGGGTCCGTCGGGACGCCACGGTCCGGTGGGTGGCGGGCGACGGCCGGCCCCCGACGGCCTGGCGGTTCGTGGCCGAACTGCCCGACGGCACCCTGCTGGGGGAGCTGCGCGCCCACGAGCGTGATCCGCAGCTGGTCTACGGCGACGACCTGGACTGGCCGCGCGAGCTGGTGCTCGACGGGGTGCTGGTAGCGGCCGGGCATCGTCGGATCGGTATCGGCAGCCGGTTGGTGGCAGCCATGGCACAGCGGATGGAGGAGGTGGGCATCGGTCTGGTCCGTACCGTGGTCGAGGAACACTTCGGCACCCGCTTCCTGGCGGCCTGCGGCTTCCGGGTGGCCACCGGACGTCCCCTCGCCATGTCCCTGCAACGCCCGGTCGGCCCAGTACCCCGACCGCCGTAG
- a CDS encoding tetratricopeptide repeat protein, producing the protein MNTDDTLTRINEGVQLHHQQGRPAAARDLFAQIWDEIGEEQGDPLHVCVLAHSMADVQDDVQQELVWDQRALAAADLLTDDRVARAGVPMSVAALYPSLHLNLGECYRRLGDLDRARECLQQAQAGIGALGDDDYGRLIRGGLDLLTQQLAKE; encoded by the coding sequence ATGAACACCGATGACACGCTCACCCGGATCAACGAGGGCGTGCAGTTGCACCACCAGCAGGGCCGGCCTGCGGCTGCCCGCGACCTGTTCGCCCAGATCTGGGATGAAATCGGCGAGGAGCAGGGTGATCCCCTGCATGTCTGCGTGCTTGCGCACTCGATGGCCGATGTGCAGGACGACGTCCAGCAGGAGCTGGTCTGGGACCAGCGCGCCCTGGCGGCGGCGGATCTGCTCACCGACGACCGGGTCGCGCGGGCCGGGGTGCCCATGTCGGTGGCTGCCCTGTATCCCTCGTTGCACCTCAACCTGGGAGAGTGCTACCGCAGGCTCGGCGATCTCGACCGGGCACGCGAGTGCCTCCAGCAGGCGCAGGCGGGGATCGGCGCGCTCGGCGACGACGATTACGGAAGGCTGATCAGGGGTGGCCTGGATCTACTGACACAGCAGCTCGCCAAAGAATAG
- a CDS encoding 1,4-dihydroxy-6-naphthoate synthase, which produces MRPGTGGRHIGVGTAERISGRVYGGDVALSLAISPCPNDTFVFDALVHGRVPGAPPVEVTFADVDVTNTAAEQGAFDLVKVSYAALPWLLDDYHLLPCGGALGRGCGPLVLTRTAETPKAGSATRESGRTAPETRDAGTAATTGTAATTGTRAGRADRVDLSGATVAVPGDRTTAYLLFRLWSAGRPPARIEVVPFHEIMPGVAAGRYDAGLVIHEARFTYHRHGLTALVDLGEWWEADTGLPIPLGAILARKGAVDPVAAAGWVRESVRQAWADPSASRDYVLAHAQEMEPDVVDRHIGLYVNEFTADLGDAGFAAVEALLGRAADAGLVPQTSNSRATAWTS; this is translated from the coding sequence ATGCGTCCAGGGACGGGCGGGCGTCACATCGGGGTGGGGACGGCGGAACGGATCTCGGGGCGGGTTTACGGTGGGGACGTGGCGCTCTCCCTGGCGATCTCGCCCTGCCCCAACGACACGTTCGTCTTCGACGCGCTGGTGCACGGCCGGGTGCCGGGTGCTCCGCCGGTCGAGGTGACCTTCGCCGATGTCGACGTCACCAACACCGCCGCCGAACAGGGCGCTTTCGATCTGGTGAAGGTCAGCTACGCCGCGCTTCCGTGGCTGCTCGACGACTACCATCTGCTGCCCTGCGGCGGTGCGCTCGGCCGTGGCTGTGGCCCCCTCGTGCTCACCCGCACCGCCGAGACCCCCAAGGCAGGCAGCGCCACCCGCGAAAGCGGCCGCACCGCCCCCGAAACCCGCGACGCCGGGACCGCAGCGACCACCGGGACCGCAGCGACCACCGGGACCAGGGCAGGGCGGGCGGACCGGGTCGACCTGAGTGGGGCCACGGTGGCGGTGCCGGGCGACCGGACCACCGCGTACCTGCTCTTCCGGCTCTGGTCGGCGGGTCGGCCGCCGGCCCGGATCGAGGTGGTGCCGTTCCACGAGATCATGCCGGGCGTCGCGGCCGGCCGGTACGACGCCGGTCTGGTGATCCACGAGGCCCGGTTCACCTACCACCGGCACGGACTGACCGCCCTGGTGGACCTGGGCGAGTGGTGGGAGGCCGACACCGGCCTACCCATCCCGCTCGGCGCGATCCTCGCCCGCAAGGGCGCGGTCGACCCGGTGGCCGCCGCCGGCTGGGTCCGGGAGTCGGTACGCCAGGCGTGGGCCGACCCCTCGGCCAGCCGGGACTACGTGCTCGCGCACGCGCAGGAGATGGAGCCCGACGTGGTGGACCGGCACATCGGCCTCTACGTCAACGAGTTCACCGCCGACCTGGGGGACGCGGGGTTCGCCGCCGTGGAGGCGCTGCTGGGCCGGGCCGCCGACGCCGGGCTGGTGCCTCAGACCTCCAACTCGCGGGCCACGGCGTGGACCAGTTGA
- a CDS encoding cold-shock protein: protein MPTGRVKWFDAAKGYGFVTSDEGGDVFLPKGALPAGVTELKGGQRVDFSVVDSRRGTQAMGVKLLDAPPSMAELRRRPAEELHGLVEDMIKVLEAKVQPDLRRGRFPDRKTAEKIAQLVHAVARELEV from the coding sequence GTGCCGACGGGGCGAGTGAAGTGGTTTGACGCGGCCAAGGGATACGGGTTCGTCACCAGTGACGAGGGGGGCGACGTGTTCCTGCCGAAGGGCGCGCTGCCGGCGGGTGTCACCGAGCTCAAGGGTGGTCAACGGGTCGACTTCAGTGTGGTGGACAGCCGGCGGGGCACCCAGGCGATGGGGGTCAAGCTGCTGGATGCGCCGCCGTCCATGGCGGAACTGCGTCGGCGACCCGCCGAGGAGCTGCACGGCCTGGTCGAGGACATGATCAAGGTGCTGGAGGCCAAGGTCCAGCCGGACCTGCGCCGGGGCCGCTTCCCCGACCGGAAGACCGCGGAGAAGATCGCTCAACTGGTCCACGCCGTGGCCCGCGAGTTGGAGGTCTGA
- a CDS encoding HAD family hydrolase encodes MSALMVGFDLDMTLIDSRPGIAAAYRALTARTGVPVDAELAVSRLGPPLRTELAHWFPAERVEEAVTAYRELYPAYAITPTVPMPGAREAVDAVHAHGGRVMVVTSKIGRLARLHLDHLGLAVDELAGDLFAEEKATSLREHGAALYVGDHVADMAAAGAAGIPGVGVATGPCPADELRAAGAQVVLDDLTGFPAALDRIIGLALEQ; translated from the coding sequence ATGTCCGCGCTGATGGTCGGTTTCGACCTCGACATGACCCTGATCGATTCCCGCCCCGGCATCGCCGCCGCCTACCGGGCGCTGACCGCCCGGACGGGCGTGCCGGTCGACGCCGAGCTGGCGGTCTCCCGGCTCGGTCCGCCGCTGCGCACCGAACTCGCCCACTGGTTCCCGGCCGAGCGGGTGGAGGAGGCGGTGACGGCCTACCGGGAGCTGTACCCGGCGTACGCGATCACCCCGACGGTGCCGATGCCCGGCGCCCGGGAGGCGGTCGACGCGGTGCACGCGCACGGCGGTCGGGTGATGGTCGTCACCTCGAAGATCGGTCGGCTGGCCCGGCTGCACCTGGACCACCTCGGGCTGGCGGTCGACGAGTTGGCCGGGGACCTGTTCGCCGAGGAGAAGGCGACGTCGCTGCGGGAGCACGGTGCCGCGCTCTACGTCGGTGACCACGTGGCCGACATGGCGGCGGCCGGGGCGGCCGGCATCCCGGGGGTCGGAGTGGCCACCGGCCCCTGCCCGGCGGACGAGCTGCGCGCCGCCGGGGCGCAGGTGGTGCTCGACGATCTCACCGGATTCCCGGCGGCGCTCGACCGGATCATCGGGCTAGCCTTGGAGCAGTAG
- a CDS encoding helicase-associated domain-containing protein: MTTSLADHLRALPDEALAALLQLRPDLVVPVPADVSALALRVESRVSVARALDGLDQFTLQILDAARLTRHPSDGTTSTEAVLAMAAAGPHPPAPATVRAAVDRLRARFLLYGPEQALRVTGSVDELAPYPAGLGRPAEELDPRTAALCADPAKLRRTLLAAPPSARAVLDRLAAGPPVGSVPPGSLQAPALGAEDDLPPDPTNGGAPTGSPVRWLVEARLLVTVSAGTVELPREVGLLLRRDTGPLGPLRTSPPPVESPPREPKAVDSAGVGQTMEVVRHTEALLEALTAEPAPVLRSGGIGVRDLRRLARSVALDEPTTALLVEVAYAAGLLGELDLPAAASRYGGEQQVLPTGAYEVWRAMSLAHRWEQLARAWLTMSRQAGLVGQRDDRDRPISALAPEAERAGAPATRRAVLGVLADLEPATAPTAEEVQALLDWRVPRRSRGRETTHREVLTEAARLGVTGLGALTSYGRLLLADVTETEERGGDDPLGLRADIGSGDLASTVRALDALLPAPVDHFLVQADLSVVVPGPPDPTLAAELEAVAEPESAGGASVHRVTTASIRRALDTGYTADDLHELFRRRSRTPIPQGLTYLVDDVARQHGGLRVGSAGGYVRSDDEALLAEVLADRRLTPLAFRRLAPTVLCTSYQVGRMLTALRDAGYAPVPEDASGTTVLARPRIRRAPARTPSTSRTLDPLGTPRLALPRLLGVVEQIRRGEAAARAARRAPAVVRGGAARAAAGPMPAHGHAEALAVLQQAVRDKALVWVGYVDAHGATLSRLLRPVSIGAGYLRAEDERTEMLHTFALHRITAAVRED, encoded by the coding sequence ATGACCACCTCACTCGCCGACCACCTGCGCGCGCTGCCCGACGAGGCGCTCGCCGCGCTGCTCCAGTTGCGGCCCGACCTCGTCGTACCGGTGCCGGCCGATGTCTCCGCGCTCGCCCTGCGGGTCGAGTCGCGGGTGTCGGTCGCCCGGGCGCTCGACGGGCTGGACCAGTTCACCCTCCAGATCCTCGACGCCGCCCGGCTCACCCGGCACCCCTCGGACGGCACCACCTCCACCGAGGCCGTGCTCGCCATGGCCGCCGCCGGGCCGCACCCGCCCGCCCCGGCCACCGTCCGGGCCGCGGTGGACCGGCTCCGCGCCCGCTTCCTGTTGTACGGCCCGGAGCAGGCGCTCCGTGTCACCGGCAGCGTGGACGAGCTCGCCCCGTACCCGGCGGGGCTGGGTCGACCGGCGGAGGAGCTGGACCCACGGACGGCGGCGCTCTGCGCGGACCCCGCGAAACTGCGCCGGACGCTGCTCGCCGCGCCCCCGTCGGCGCGGGCGGTCCTGGACCGGCTCGCCGCCGGCCCGCCGGTCGGCAGCGTGCCCCCGGGCTCGTTGCAGGCCCCGGCGCTCGGCGCGGAGGACGACCTGCCCCCCGACCCGACCAACGGCGGCGCCCCGACCGGGTCGCCGGTGCGCTGGCTGGTGGAGGCCCGACTGCTGGTGACGGTCTCCGCCGGCACCGTCGAGTTGCCCCGCGAGGTGGGGTTGCTGCTGCGCCGGGACACCGGCCCGCTCGGGCCGCTACGGACCAGCCCGCCGCCTGTCGAGTCGCCGCCCCGGGAGCCGAAGGCCGTCGACTCGGCCGGGGTGGGACAGACCATGGAGGTGGTACGGCACACCGAGGCGTTGCTGGAGGCGTTGACCGCCGAGCCGGCACCGGTGCTGCGCTCCGGCGGGATCGGGGTACGCGACCTGCGCCGGCTGGCCCGCTCGGTGGCCCTGGACGAGCCGACGACCGCGCTGCTGGTCGAGGTGGCGTACGCGGCCGGTCTCCTCGGTGAGCTGGACCTGCCCGCCGCCGCCAGCCGGTACGGCGGCGAGCAGCAGGTCCTGCCCACCGGGGCGTACGAGGTGTGGCGGGCGATGTCGCTGGCCCACCGCTGGGAGCAGTTGGCCCGGGCGTGGTTGACGATGAGCCGGCAGGCCGGCCTGGTGGGGCAGCGCGACGACCGGGACCGCCCGATCAGTGCGCTCGCCCCCGAGGCGGAACGGGCCGGTGCCCCGGCCACCCGCCGGGCGGTGCTCGGGGTGCTGGCCGATCTGGAACCGGCCACCGCCCCCACCGCCGAGGAGGTCCAGGCGCTGCTGGACTGGCGGGTGCCACGGCGCAGCCGGGGGCGGGAGACCACGCACCGGGAGGTGCTGACCGAGGCGGCCCGGCTCGGGGTGACCGGCCTCGGCGCGCTCACCTCGTACGGGCGGCTGCTGCTCGCCGATGTCACGGAGACCGAAGAGCGGGGCGGTGACGACCCGCTGGGGTTGCGCGCCGACATCGGGAGCGGCGACCTTGCGAGCACGGTGCGGGCACTGGATGCGCTGCTCCCCGCCCCGGTCGACCACTTCCTGGTGCAGGCCGACCTGAGCGTGGTGGTGCCCGGCCCGCCCGACCCGACGTTGGCCGCCGAGTTGGAGGCGGTGGCCGAACCGGAGTCGGCGGGTGGGGCCAGCGTGCACCGGGTCACCACGGCCAGCATCCGGCGGGCGTTGGACACCGGGTACACCGCCGACGATCTGCACGAACTGTTCCGCCGCCGGTCGCGTACCCCGATCCCGCAGGGGCTGACCTATCTGGTGGACGACGTGGCCCGGCAGCACGGCGGGTTGCGGGTCGGCTCCGCCGGTGGTTACGTGCGCAGTGACGACGAGGCGCTCCTCGCGGAGGTACTCGCCGACCGGCGGTTGACGCCGTTGGCGTTCCGCCGGCTGGCCCCGACGGTGCTCTGCACCTCGTACCAGGTGGGGCGGATGCTCACCGCGCTGCGCGACGCCGGGTACGCCCCGGTGCCCGAGGACGCCAGCGGCACGACGGTCCTGGCCCGGCCCCGGATCCGGCGGGCACCGGCCCGGACGCCGTCGACCAGCCGTACCCTCGATCCACTGGGCACGCCCCGGTTGGCGTTGCCCCGGCTGCTCGGCGTGGTGGAGCAGATCCGGCGGGGTGAGGCGGCGGCGCGGGCGGCCCGGCGGGCCCCGGCGGTGGTACGCGGCGGCGCGGCCCGTGCGGCGGCCGGACCGATGCCCGCGCACGGTCACGCCGAGGCGCTGGCGGTGCTCCAGCAGGCGGTCCGGGACAAGGCGCTGGTCTGGGTCGGTTACGTCGACGCGCACGGGGCGACGCTGTCCCGGCTGCTGCGGCCGGTGTCGATCGGGGCCGGTTACCTGCGTGCCGAGGACGAACGGACCGAGATGCTGCACACCTTCGCCCTGCACCGGATCACCGCAGCCGTGCGGGAGGACTGA
- a CDS encoding L,D-transpeptidase family protein yields MMQVRHRARLVALAMVMLVGAGGCTPDRQADPGGTGGGLAPVGSAEQVTGAGAAALPDQLTRSTAKPRPKSKEKAKAVVDPARTAKTPKPSSGRRQPAPTKANLTRCQQGEHQREVETYLARLGGFGKLTVDGRQTDADCAAIKKFQQRYDIRPAEGRAGPLTLDVAKRLATTDVKRCSAGSGTIFCVDLTRQTTWVMRDGKVVAKPTVTRTGMAGYATPAGTYKVNLRNLKEWSNPYEVWLPYWQRFNGGIGFHQTTTYLHNAGIGSHGCVNLLPTDAVRWWELGKVGSRVVLVGRRPGT; encoded by the coding sequence ATCATGCAGGTCCGCCACAGAGCCCGGCTCGTCGCCCTGGCCATGGTCATGCTGGTCGGCGCGGGGGGATGCACGCCCGATCGGCAGGCCGACCCGGGTGGCACCGGAGGAGGGCTCGCCCCGGTCGGCAGTGCGGAACAGGTAACGGGGGCGGGTGCCGCTGCCCTGCCCGACCAGCTGACCCGGTCCACCGCGAAGCCCCGCCCGAAGTCGAAGGAGAAGGCGAAGGCCGTCGTCGACCCGGCCCGCACCGCCAAGACCCCGAAGCCGTCGAGCGGACGCCGCCAGCCCGCCCCGACCAAGGCCAACCTGACCCGCTGCCAGCAGGGCGAACACCAGCGTGAGGTGGAGACCTACCTGGCCAGGCTGGGCGGGTTCGGCAAGCTCACCGTGGACGGCCGGCAGACCGACGCCGACTGCGCCGCGATCAAGAAGTTCCAGCAGCGGTACGACATCCGCCCCGCCGAGGGTCGCGCCGGCCCGTTGACGCTCGACGTGGCGAAGCGGCTGGCCACCACCGACGTCAAGCGCTGCTCCGCCGGCTCCGGCACCATCTTCTGCGTCGACCTGACCCGGCAGACCACCTGGGTGATGCGCGACGGCAAGGTGGTCGCCAAGCCCACAGTCACCCGTACCGGGATGGCCGGTTACGCCACCCCCGCCGGCACCTACAAGGTGAACCTCCGCAACCTCAAGGAGTGGTCCAACCCGTACGAGGTGTGGCTGCCCTACTGGCAGCGCTTCAACGGCGGGATCGGCTTCCACCAGACCACCACCTACCTGCACAACGCGGGGATCGGCTCGCACGGTTGCGTCAACCTGTTGCCCACCGACGCGGTGCGCTGGTGGGAGCTGGGCAAGGTCGGCTCCCGGGTGGTCCTCGTCGGCCGCCGCCCCGGCACCTGA